In Nicotiana tabacum cultivar K326 chromosome 11, ASM71507v2, whole genome shotgun sequence, a single window of DNA contains:
- the LOC142166482 gene encoding homeobox-leucine zipper protein ROC8-like isoform X2, translated as MDSPSGSSSDEQIQKLEEVFSQTPNPENDVIEKLSEELGLDTNHVKIWFDNKRCYIQAQRDKEEGENLRLENSRLLSENLQMSLELRNRLCATCNPEKQRKLLQDLQNENAILQTELTIISKMHDHLKENPERYLLLKYHLRNYDNPSGLDLDLKVECDHNFPRLNWN; from the exons ATGGATTCGCCCAGTGGGTCTAGTTCTGATGAACAAATTCAGAAGCTAGAAGA GGTGTTTAGTCAGACGCCAAATCCAGAAAATGATGTGATAGAGAAACTGAGTGAGGAGCTAGGGCTTGACACCAATCACGTCAAAATTTGGTTTGATAACAAAAGATGCTACATCCAG GCACAAAGGGATAAGGAAGAAGGTGAAAATCTTCGTTTGGAAAACTCAAGATTACTTTCAGAGAACTTGCAAATGAGTTTGGAGTTGAGGAATCGCCTTTGTGCTACTTGCAATCCtgagaaacaaagaaaattaCTACAAGACTTGCAAAATGAAAATGCTATATTACAAACCGAG CTTACAATAATATCCAAAATGCATGACCATTTGAAGGAAAACCCTGAAAGATACTTGTTATTAAAATATCATCTGCGTAACTACGATAATCCAAGTGGACTAGACTTGGATCTTAAAGTGGAATGTGATCACAATTTTCCAAGATTGAATTGGAATTGA
- the LOC142166482 gene encoding homeobox-leucine zipper protein ROC8-like isoform X1 produces MDSPSGSSSDEQIQKLEEVFSQTPNPENDVIEKLSEELGLDTNHVKIWFDNKRCYIQAQRDKEEGENLRLENSRLLSENLQMSLELRNRLCATCNPEKQRKLLQDLQNENAILQTEVCACGETRRAFTLLLCMWRDKVGYVVDIFVMTCDGLGALYVVDIYDLGLRGGTSGVPFLMIFLYGLAFG; encoded by the exons ATGGATTCGCCCAGTGGGTCTAGTTCTGATGAACAAATTCAGAAGCTAGAAGA GGTGTTTAGTCAGACGCCAAATCCAGAAAATGATGTGATAGAGAAACTGAGTGAGGAGCTAGGGCTTGACACCAATCACGTCAAAATTTGGTTTGATAACAAAAGATGCTACATCCAG GCACAAAGGGATAAGGAAGAAGGTGAAAATCTTCGTTTGGAAAACTCAAGATTACTTTCAGAGAACTTGCAAATGAGTTTGGAGTTGAGGAATCGCCTTTGTGCTACTTGCAATCCtgagaaacaaagaaaattaCTACAAGACTTGCAAAATGAAAATGCTATATTACAAACCGAG gtttgcgcatgtggcgagacaaggcgggcatttactttattattgtgcatgtggcgagacaaggtgggctatgtcgtggatatatttgtgatgacttgtgatggtcTGGGGGCATTGTatgttgttgatatttatgatttgggactacgaggcggtacctcgggagtgccctttttaATGATATTTCTCTATGGACTTGCCTTTGGTTAA